A region of the Montipora foliosa isolate CH-2021 chromosome 8, ASM3666993v2, whole genome shotgun sequence genome:
GAGAAAGCGAAACCTGGAAGATCATTGCGCCCATAGGTCACTCAGCTGATATTAAATTGACCTCGTACTTTATCGCAACGTGCCAACCCCAAACAGAGTAATGCAAGTGTCATTCCATAACTGTTAAAGATGGCGAGTGCAGCAACTCATCTGTAATTGGGAAATATTGCGGGGTATTTGATAAACCTTCGGTCCTATCATCAACAGGCCGGTATCTGAGGCTTGAATatcaaagtgacaatgaagatgACGAAGATTACTTCACTGCTAGCTACGCGGCAGGTAATGCAAATAGATAGAGCAACAGGAACGTCTCAAATCTGCGAATTTTAACGATGAAAAACAGTTTTGCACTCTTTGTACGAGCGTTTTTCGTTTTCATACATTTCGCAGCCGTTCTCATCTAGtgaacgacgtgaaatgacccgTTTTGCAGTCGTGTGGACGAGCACTGgtaaacaaattttcatttttctttccatctccAAACCGTcgataccaattgaattccaagaTGAGTTGGTATACATTGTGCGAGCCAAACGACTTGGAATAACCGAGAAATGATTGCAGAAACACGGAGTTACATTTTCAGATGACGTTCTTGATGTTGTCGACGTTGTTCATgctttaaaggaaacctccacaaCTTTAAATCACAGAAAATAACTTTTACAGTCAAATCTGTCTAACTTTTGTTCGAAGAAAGcctttgtatccgaaataaataagttttagaatcgcttgtttttggtttcaaatttcgcgggcgccgccaccttaaataattgcgACGTGTTACGGTttccctattgttattagacaaaagctcgttatttcagaacaaaagggcaaccgtaacacgtcacaattgttcaagatggcggcgcctgtaaaatttgaaagcgaAGATACgcaattttaaatttcagtTGTCCTTATAttaacacttaaaaaaaaaaatctcgaaACAAATAATGTTTCGAAACATTGTTTCCTTCCGTATAAAGTTCTTCTGTAGCAAGATTGGAGGTTCCATTTAAGCTTTGCTGTTTTGTAGACGAAACAGAAATTGATGGAAATTGCAGAGCCATTTTAGTTGCGTTCGAGTTTCCGTGGAAGAGGAGAGTAACAATTAATGTTTGCTCAGTtggcttctttctgtttttagtTCAGAAATGCCCTATTAGCGGTGGTTACCCTGACAAATGCCCAACCTCGAGAATGCCATACTCACAGTGTTGCCATGCCAATAGTGAAGGTAGCTGTTGCTTCTACGATGGCAACCGTTGCCATACCAACACGACTATAAACGCGACAAGAGATTATTGTCCAAGGCCACATGATCACCAGTCGATGAAGATATGTTGCGTGACCGACGGAGAAGCCTCGTGCTGCATATCTGGCGGGAATCGTTGTCGTGGTGACGTTATATTCAGAGACTACTGCCCAGGCTCTGATGAGGATTTCCAAAAAACCACTTGCTGCTCCTTCCATGGAAAAGAGACGTGTTGTTTACCAGGAGGGAATTTTTGTTACGACTCTGGGGCAGGTACGCGGTCATACTGCCCTAGTCCTGAACACAGCCGCGAGGAGACAGTATGCTGTTTGCAGAAAGAAAAGCCATCATGCTGTAAACCACAGCCACCTCCACCgtaagtaaataatttcaagaTTAACAGGAAATTTGGTATCAAACGAGTTGTTGAGGGTAAAATTACCACCATCAGAGAATTCTTGGGGAGCTATTTCGCTCTGACTGAACTTTGTAATCTTCTTGCGGTGGAAATTTGACCAAGTCCTATCCGCATTAAAGAGTGTTGACGCATTTTCTCCTGTCATCCATGCTAAAACGCCCAAAAAACGCAGGTGGAAACGGAGACTTTCGAAAATGGTTTCAGAAATGGAGCGTTTTGAAAACGCGTCATTTTGGAAAAGCTCCGGTTTGAAAACGAAAGCTTTTGAAAACAGTGGCGAAAGATTAGCTCCACTGATCGGTTTCTGTCACAAACGGAACATTTATCCAAGATGACGGATAACGTTGTGATGTTTCATGCATACGGAATCTATGGTCCGACTCGTTGAGCTGGATTGTATTTATCTTTTCATTTATGCACAACTCGCATGTAATCACTGACTCTGGTACAACGCAATTATATGGTGCTGTTTCTTAATTTATTCATTCTTTCCAGTGCATGTGGCGCGTTCCTTAGAGGTCATGGTTTGAATAATGCTGAATGGTAAGCATTTTAATTCTTTAAATGAATCTTTATTTCTGAACTTATTTAAAACCTATTATTTTTCTAAACAATATTACTATTCACTCGTTTTGCCATTTACCACAGGGTTTACTTGTTGTCTTTTATCGTCTCCTGCCTGCTTGCTTTGGTTCATCTCAACCTCAATGTTATTATATTagaaaaagggtttttttcattaaatCTGGTAAAACGATGTGTACTTGAACgcaaaaacaattttcttgCAATGTCTTTTATTTTCCAGTATTACCGTTTGGGTGGCTATCGCTGTTGTTGGAATAGTTTGCGTCATTCTGGGCATCATGGCGTGCGCAAAATGGCTGTGTTATTATTGCCTGGCCAACCCTTTGTGGGATTGCCTTGAGGTCTTCCTCGCGCAACTCAAAAGGTTCTTTCGGTTCCTTGTTCGAAAATTCAAGATCATGCTGTTTTATGCCAGCCTTTTAGTAACAACGATTGTCTACACTTTCGCCTGCTGTATTTGTTTTGTTGTCATCCAAGAGTGGCCATGGGTGAGAGCCTACAGGGACGTGTCGCAGAAATTCCATCGAGAAGAAATACCAGCCTGTTGCCCCCGAGGAAATGCTTACCAAAACGTAAACTGACGAAAGTCCCCTGGCATGAAAAGTTCGTGATAAAGCTCGTACTACTGCAACGTGTAGTAAAGCAATAAGTAAGAGGAATGATTGTATGTAAATAAGCACTGCTCTTAGTTATCTACAGCTATTCGAGACGAGCAGTGGTTTTAACGCATGACAAATCGCAACAATTCAGCTTTACAAAATGAAAGAAGAGGATACGTAGCCGATTACTTAACACTatttagaatttaaaaaaaaaatatcagtaATTATATTACGTAACTTTGAATACCGTCTGCACCAACCCTGCTTAGACATCGGTGACCCTGCTTCACTGAGTTGGTGTACAAACCTAACGTGGAAGAAAGACGTTTTGAGGTATGAGTcaactgattttttttatttaatgtgtAGGGTTGCGTTAAGGATTCAAGCATACTGTAAGCATGAACAAAATGCGCAAAATCAGTGCTGTCTTGGTTATTACAAACGACACAAGAGAAACTAATGAATAACGTGTTTAAAATTCGCCAGCACATAATGGGTGTCGTTATGCTTGCTTCGTAACTGTAAATCAGCCGATACAACCTGCAAAATTCAGCTTTCACATTTGATACGACCAGATAACCAAAATTCAAGACAGCAAAGCCACATGCACGTACATCTgccattcttttaaaaaaaaaagagtgtctGGCCTATATAAATTCACTGATCATTTTACTGAAACTTGCTACTGTAAGCTATTGATCTTGCGCGCATCTGATCTCATAATTTCTCTTGCTTTATCAACAGAACCAGAGAGCTTATCTAGTTGATGTAATTGCCTATCTTGTTCCCTCTGAATTCCAAGAGCCAGACTTTTCATGTCTTGTAGAACTTGCCCCATTTTGGCTGCCTCGGCATGTGACATTTTCTTATTTGCTTCAAAATGTCCTCTGCTGTTTGCTACTTCATCGTCATCCTCTGCAACACGAGAGTGACAAATTGTATGTTACGTTACGTTAAAGGGgatatgtcacgcaaaatgatgtaatttcataacACCCAAAATACCCggcaaaaagtagaatgaaacattgcaataaccacgtaaaactgttgaacaacataaaagtgACACAGCAAAACGAAAGAGAAGCATGCATGggcacaaatggacaagattgaaacggactgttcttcaagtttatggcaaatcgcccggataaaggtcgttttagCTCAGAATCGTCCCGTTTATgttgtaacgataattttatcagtaaaggaattccacattacaaTTTTCGAGATTCAAACTCGGGATAAACTAATCTGATGGGCCTCTtggctcgtaaacagacttttaccctaaaataacgtgacttataatccatcaaatattttcgcccGCGCGcaattggtctaaacgcgtcacg
Encoded here:
- the LOC138012635 gene encoding uncharacterized protein, which produces MPYSQCCHANSEGSCCFYDGNRCHTNTTINATRDYCPRPHDHQSMKICCVTDGEASCCISGGNRCRGDVIFRDYCPGSDEDFQKTTCCSFHGKETCCLPGGNFCYDSGAGTRSYCPSPEHSREETVCCLQKEKPSCCKPQPPPPACGAFLRGHGLNNAECITVWVAIAVVGIVCVILGIMACAKWLCYYCLANPLWDCLEVFLAQLKRFFRFLVRKFKIMLFYASLLVTTIVYTFACCICFVVIQEWPWVRAYRDVSQKFHREEIPACCPRGNAYQNVN